A window from Solanum stenotomum isolate F172 chromosome 5, ASM1918654v1, whole genome shotgun sequence encodes these proteins:
- the LOC125864817 gene encoding aquaporin PIP2-1-like, with translation MAKDMEYGNDQYAPSKDYQDPPPAPLIDPEELGKWSFYRAIIAEFIATLLFLYITVLTVIGYKSQSDGDQCGGVGILGIAWAFGGMIFVLVYCTAGISGGHINPAVTFGLFLARKVSLVRAIFYIIAQCLGAICGCSLVKLFQKAYYVKYGGGANELAVGYNTATGLGAEIIGTFVLVYTVFSATDPKRNARDSHVPVLAPLPIGFAVFMVHLATIPITGTGINPARSFGAAVIYGKNKSWDDQWIFWVGPFIGAAIAALYHQYILRAGASKSINSFRSNA, from the exons AAGGACATGGAGTATGGAAATGACCAATATGCCCCTAGTAAAGACTACCAAGACCCACCTCCAGCACCACTTATTGACCCTGAGGAACTTGGAAAATGGTCATTTTACAGAGCTATTATTGCTGAATTTATTGCCACACTTTTGTTTCTATACATCACTGTACTCACTGTGATTGGCTACAAGAGCCAAAGTGATGGTGACCAATGTGGTGGTGTTGGCATTCTTGGTATTGCTTGGGCTTTTGGTGGCATGATTTTTGTTCTTGTTTATTGCACTGCTGGTATTTCTG GTGGACACATTAACCCTGCTGTGACATTTGGACTCTTTTTGGCTAGAAAAGTGTCACTAGTGAGAgcaattttttacataatagCACAATGCTTAGGAGCCATTTGTGGTTGTAGTTTAGTGAAGTTATTTCAAAAGGCTTATTATGTTAAGTATGGTGGTGGTGCTAATGAACTTGCTGTTGGTTACAACACAGCCACTGGATTAGGTGCTGAAATTATTGGCACTTTTGTtcttgtttacactgttttttCTGCTACTGATCCCAAGAGAAATGCCAGAGACTCTCATGTTCCT GTATTGGCACCACTTCCAATTGGATTTGCTGTATTTATGGTTCATTTGGCCACTATTCCAATTACTGGAACTGGTATTAACCCAGCTAGAAGTTTTGGAGCTGCTGTAATTTATGGCAAAAATAAATCCTGGGATGACCAA TGGATTTTTTGGGTTGGACCTTTTATTGGTGCTGCAATTGCTGCATTATATCACCAATATATTTTGAGAGCTGGAGCATCCAAATCAATTAACTCATTCAGAAGCAATGCCTAA